Genomic DNA from Haloarcula marina:
CTACTCCTATCCGTCGGTCTGTGACGGGCGCGCGACCGTCGCGTGCGGGCGACGACGGCCCGCGGCCCGCCGGTTTCTGTCTATCAATCGACTCGTCACCCTGATATGTGCCTCGCGAACGGGGGTTTATATAGAGTCTTTCGGCCAAAAACCTCTCAAACCCCCGTGAATACCGGCGAGAGGCATCACATTGGGGAAAGTATTTAAGCAACCCCTGCGGAAGAATGCCCTGTATGGCAGACCTAATCGTCAAAGCCGCCGTGAAGGAAGAGCTCGATGACATGAACGTGGCCTCGGACTTCTACGATGCACTCGACGCGGAAGTCGAAGAGCTGCTCGCCGACGCAGCCCGACGCGCCGAGGAGAACGACCGGAAGACGGTCCAGCCGCGCGACCTGTAAGTCGGTCACCCACACCCATTTTCTTTCTTTCGAGCGACCGGATAGCGACTGCGCCGCCTATTCCGACAGTTCGTGAACGGTGACCCCGTCCTCGGTCCCGACGTAGACGGCGTCGGCGAGGCCGACGAACAGGCCGTGTTCGACGACGCCCGGGAGCGATGCGAGGTCCGCCGCCAGCGCGCCGGGGTCGGAAATCTCGCCGAACGCGCAGTCCAGCACGAGGTTGCCGTTGTCGGTGACGACCGGCCCGTCCTTGCGCTCGGCCCGGCGGAGGTCGGGGTCGCCGCCGAAGTCCCGGACCGACTCGGCGACGGTGGTCCGGGCGGACGGGAGCACTTCGAGTGGAACCGGGTACGACAGCGTCTCGGCCTCTTTGGTCGGGTCGGCGACGACGAGGAAGCGGTCGGCGCTCGCGTCGACGATTTTCTCGCGGGCGTGGGCCGCCCCGCCGCCTTTCACGAGGTCGCCGTCGGCCACCTCGTCGGCCCCGTCGATGGCGAGGTCGACGCTCGCCTCGTCGAGGTCGACGAGCGGGATGCCCGCCTCGCGGGCGAGTTCTCGGGACTGGAAGGAGGTCGGCACGCCCGCCACGTCGAGTCCGGCGTCGACCTGGCGGCCGATGGCCCGGATGGCGTGGGCCGCGGTGCTCCCCGTTCCGAGACCGACGACCATGCCGTCCGCCACTTCCTCGGCCGCCGCCTCGCCCGCCGCGCGTTTCGCCGCGTCGGAACCGCCCTGTTTCATGTCCAGCAATGCCGCGGACGCGGACAAAACGTTTGTTGCTCGGTCCCGTTCTCTCGCCTATGGAATGTACCTACTGCGGGTGCTCGGTCGAGGACCACGACCCGTTGTACCTCTCGCCGACACCGGCCGGCGACCCGACCGCGCAGTTCTGTAACTACGGCTGTCTCTCGGCCCACATCGACGAGGCTGACCTGACGACGGGGACGACCTGCCAGTGGTCGCCGGAGTCGTAGACCCGATACGTTTTTTCCGTCTCCCGACGCCTTGCGGGTATGACACTGTTCGGGACGAGCGGTATCCGCGGCCCCGTGGGCGAGACGGTCACCGCCGACCTCGCGCTGTCGGTCGGGCGAGCGCTGGGCGTCGACAGCGACCGGGTCGTCGTCGGTCGGGACCCACGTGCGAGCGGCGAGTACCTCCAGTCGGCGCTGGTCGCTGGTCTGCGCGAGAGCGGGACCGACGTGGTCGACGTGGGCGTGGCGTCGACGCCGACGGTCGGGCGGGCGGTCGGGTGGCGCGACGCCGACGCGGGCGTCTCCGTCACCGCGAGCCACAACCCCCCGGAAGACAACGGCCTCAAACTGTGGCAACCCTCCGGACAGGCGTTCGACACCGAGCGCCGAGAGACTATCGAGGAGCGAATCGCCGCCGACGCCTTCGACCCTGCCGCGTGGGACGCCGTCGGCGCGCTGGACTCGTGGGACGCCCGCGCCCGTCACGCCGAGGCGCTCCGGGCCGAAGTCGACGGCGACTCGCTGGACCGCCACGTGATAGTGGACGTGGGCAACGGGGCCGGGGGTGTCACCGTCGGCGTCCTCCAGTCGCTCGGGTGTCGCGTCGAGACGCTGAACGCCCAACAGGACGGCGCGTTCCCGGGCCGCCCGAGCGAACCGACGCCGGAGAACTGCCAGTCGCTGGCGACGCTGGTGGCCCAGTCGGACGCCGACGTGGGCATCGCCCACGACGGGGACGCCGACCGGATGCGAGCGGTGGCGGCCGACGGCACGTATCTGACCGGCGACGCTCTCTTGGCGCTGTTCGCGCGGGACGCCGCCGACCCCGGCGAGCGAGTGGCCGTCCCCGTGGACACGAGTCTCGCCGTCGCGGACTACCTCGCGGAGATAGACGTGGACGTGGAGTACACCCCGGTCGGTGACGTGTACGTCGCGGAGGCGGCCAGCGAACCGGGCGTCGCCTTCGGCGGCGAACCCAGCGGCGCGTGGATTTGGCCCGACCGGACGCTGTGTCCCGACGGCCCGTTGGCGGCGATTCGGGCCGTCGCGCTCGACGCCGAGCGACCGCTGGCCGACAGACTCGCGGACGTGCCGACCTACCCCATCCGCCGGGACAGCGTCGAGGTTGCCGAGAAGGGCGCGGTCATGGACCGCGTTCGAGCGCAAGTCGCCGAGACGTACGACGACGTGACGACCTTAGACGGCGTCCGCGTGGACCTCGGGGACGCGTGGTTCCTCCTGCGAGCGAGCGGGACCCAGTCGCTGGTTCGGGTCACCGCCGAGGCGAGAGACGCCGACCGGGCCGACGCGGTGCTGTCGACGGCGCGAGACCTGTTGGCCGACGCGCGGTCGGCGTAGGCGCTCGCGGCGCTCGGGACCCACCGCGATTCGAGAGAGAAAGGTGTGGTTACGTCCGTTACCGTCGCCGCGTCGACCGGGCCTCCCGGACGCTGGCCCCGTCGCGAATCTTGTCTTCGCACTGCGGGCAGACCCGTGGCTTGTCGACCCCGTTTGGCGTAAAGACACGCGCGTAATCCGCCGTTACAAAATTACCACAGTTCTGGCATTCCGGCATACAGGTGTCGATGACGGGCTATACCGTCTTAATGGTTGGCACTTTGGTAATTGGTGGCATACCAAATTCGCCGTGTGCGTACCCCGCTCAGAACTCGCTGGTGACGGTGCCGTCTTCCCCGAGTTCGACGACGCCGTCGAACAGGTCCCGGAACGCCGTGACGGTGTCCTCGTCGTGGACGCCCTCCGCGAGGTGGAACATCCCGACGGCGTCGTACTGGTCTAAGAGTTCGAGGATGTCCTCGACGGCCGCGAGCGCCCGTTCCTCGTCGGCGTAGTAGATGAGTTCGGTCAGCGAGTCGAAACTCACGCGGAGCTTGCCGTCGTGTTCGCGCAGGAACGCCTCCGTCTCCTCGACGATGCCCGCCGTGTCGTCGGGTGCGGAGGCGTAGCGGACGTTCTCGGACTGCCGTCGGGTGTAGCCCCGTTCGACAGAGAGCGTGTCGAGAATCGTCGCCGAGTCCTCGTCGACTTCGTAGTACTCCAACTTCTGTTTGACCTCGCGAGCGGTCGTCCGGGTCGAGATGACCAGCATCGCGTCGGTGTCTGTCGAGAGGAAGTCCGTGTCCAGTCGGTCCGTCTCGCCGGTACTCGGGTGCAACAAGAGGATACCGGTCCCGCCCTCGACGGTGTCTGGCGTGTTGTCGATGGCCAGCGTATACTCCATATACGCGCCAAAGCGGGGCGACAGTCATTAAGTCTGCGGGTATCGTCAGAACACGCTGTCCGCCGTCGCGGCCCCGACGACGCTGAACATCGCGCCGACGGAGACGGCTTTCAGCGTCGTCACGGCGAGTTCCGTTGTCGTCGGGTCGGGGAGGATACCGCCCTCGACGAGGAACGCCTCGGGTGCGGTGAACACCATCGCGAGGACGGCCACCGACCCGAAGGAGACGGTCATCAGCGAGACGAAGCGGACGGGGACGCCGCCGACTTCGGCCTCTCGGTCGATGTCCCGGTCCACGTCGGCCTTGTACAGTGCCCCGTAGCCGATGGCGAAGACGATGGTGGCGACGAGTCCGGCGTGGTACGTCGTCATATTCGCCGCCAGCACCCACACCTCCTCGGTGACGACGAACGGGCCAGCCAGCAGGAATCCTCCCACGACCTGCTGGGCGGTGTCCGCGACTCGATAGCGGCGGCGGCGTCGCATACCTGTCTCTCGTCCGTCCTGTCGGATAACGTTCTCGCCTCGTCGCCCATCGAAGGGTGTTTGGCCGGCCCCGACGCACTGAGACCATGAGCGTCAGCGACGAGTTCGACGACTGGGCGGCCCGCGGGAAAGACCGCGGGATGGAGGACCGCCACTGGCACACGGCCAAACACGTCCTCGCGCGGATGCCCGTCGAAGCGGGCGACACCGTCCTCGACTTGGGGTGTGGCAGCGGGTACGCGGGCCGCGCCCTCAAGGAGACGAAGGACGCGGGTCGGGCCTACGGTATCGACGCCTCGCCGGCGATGGCCGAGAACGCGCGGTCGTACACCGACGACCCCGACGTGGGCTTTCTCGTCGGGGACTTCGAACGCCTCCCGTTCGAGTCCGACAGCGTCGACCACTGCTTCTCGATGGAGGCGTTCTACTACGCGAGCGACCCTCACGCCGTCCTCGGCGAGGTGGCCCGCGTCCTGCGCCCCGGCGGCACGTTCCACTGCGCCGTGAACTACTACGAGGAGAACGTGCACTCGCACGCGTGGGACGACCTCGTCGACGTGCCGATGACTCGCTGGAGCGCCGCCGAGTACCGCCGGGCCTTCCGGGAGGCGGGCCTCTCGGTCGCGGTCCAGGACAACGTCCCCGACCGCGACATCGAGATTCCGCCCGCCAGCGAGTTCCCGACCGACGACTGGGAGACCCGCGAGGCGATGGTCGAACGCTACCGGGAGTACGGCACGCTGGTCACCGTCGGCGTCGTCTGATTCGTTTCGCTGAATTGTCAGTTGTAGGAACGTTTTTCCCGTCCGATTGGAAATTCAGGCCGTGGTCACTCGACAGCGGCGGTACGTACTCGCCGGTCTGCTCGTCCTTTTGGGCAGTCTCACCACGGTCCTGCTGTTCAGCGTCTTAGCGACCGTCTTCTTCGCCATCACCGTCGCGTACGTCCTGTTCCCGCTCTCGGCGTGGTTCGTCGACCAGGGACTTCCGAAACGCGTCGCCGCGGGCCTGACGACGGTCATCGCGTTCGTCGGCGGGTCGGCTATCCTCGTCCCGCCGGTGGCGGTGCTGTACCTGCGACGACGCGACCTCTTTCGCTTCTTGCTCGAACTGCCGGAGACCATCACTATCGCGTTCGGGGAGATGCGGTACACCGTCGACATCCAGTCGACGCTGGTGGGCGCGCGGACCGTCCTCGCCGACGTGGCGGTCGGCCTCGCCAGCGAGACGCCCATCATCGCACTGAAAGTCGTCCTGTTCACCATCCTCGTCTACGCGATGCTGTGGCGGCCGAGCGCTCCGGGGCGGGTGGTGTACCGGACCATCCCACAGCAGTACCACGACGTGGTAACGCGGTTTCACGAACGCCTGCGCGGGACGCTGTACGCCATCTACGTCTTGCAGGCGGCGACGGCCTTCGGCACCTTCCTCGTCGCGTGGGCCGTCTTCGCGGTGTTGGGGTATCGGGGGGCGTTCGCGCTGGCCGTCGTCGCGGGCATCCTCCAGTTCATCCCCGTCGTCGGCCCGAGCGTCGTCGTCCTCGCCATCGCCGCCGCGGAGGTGGTCGTGGGCGACGTGGTCGGGGCGGTGCTCATCGCCGTCCTCGGCCTCGTTCTCGTCGGCTTCCTCCCCGACGCCGTCATCCGGCCCCGACTCGCCCGATACACGACCGGGATGCCCGCCAGCCTCTACTTCGTGGGCTTCACCGGCGGGGTGCTGTCGCTGGGGCTGGTCGGGTTCATCGCCGGACCGGTCCTCGTGGCCATGTTGGTCGAGGCGGCGGACCTGTTGGCCGCCGAGCGCGGGCCGGAAGAGCAAGTGCTCGTCGACGATGACGGCGGCCAGCGCGGGTGATTACTCCCCGACTCCGCCCGTCTCCAGCGGTCGGTCCTCGGCCTCCCACGCTGTCAGGCTTCCCTCGTAGAACGCGACGTTCTCGAAGCCCAGATGCCGGAGAACGACGTAGGTGTGGCTGATGCGCCGGGCGGTGTTGCAGTAGAGGACGACGCGCTTCTCGGGGACGACGCCCACCGATTCGAGGACCGAGAGGGCGTCCTCGCGCGGGAGCAGGCCGCGGGTCTCGTCGTCGACGAGTTCCCGCCAGTCCAAGAGGACCGCACCGGGGATGTGGCCCGCTGCGTACTCCTCGTCCTCGCGGGTGTCGACGACGACGGCGTCGGGGTCGTCCGTGGCCGCGGCGACAGCGTCGGCGTCGACCAGCGGCGTCGCCTCGGGCGGCGAGACGGCGTACGTCGTCGGGTCGATTTCGGGCGCTTCGCTCGTCGTCTCGCGTTCGAGTTGCCAACTGGAGAAGTCGCCGTCGAGTAAGTGGAGATTCGCGGGGTCGTGTCCCAGCAGTTCCGCCGTCACGAGAAAGCGCGCGGCGAAGACGCCGTGATGGTCGTCGTAGGCGAGGACGTCGCTGTCGGCGGTGATGCCCGCCTCGCCGAGTAGGTTGGCCCACTCGGACTCGCTCGGCAACATCCCCTCGCCGCCGGACCCGGTCCGGAACCGGTCGAACGGGACGCTCACCGCACCCGGCAGGTGGCCGAGGCCGTCGTACTCCCACCCGTCGCGCACGTCGACGAGTCGCAGGTCCGCCAGGTTGTCGGCGACCCACGACGCGGAGACGATATCTGTCATTGGCCGCCCGTTTCCGCTCCGCCCGCTTGAAGACTCGCATCACGGGCGGTCGAAGGTGGCGGCAACTGTTGCCGAATATATCTCCGCGGGACAGACGAAGGGTGACAGTGCGCTCGCCCTCCCCGTGTTGGGATAGCGGCCGTGATATTCGGTCACGTGACACAGTCGTGTAGTAGGGGCAACATATGCCGTCAGGGGGGAGGAGTGGCCGTACATGCCGCCATTCGTGGTAATATATGGGTGGTAACCCAATGGGATAACGCACAATGACTGATTACGCCAACGACGTGCTCGTCTCGGCCGACTGGGTCAGCGAGCATCTGGACGAGTTCCAGAGCGACGACGCCGCCCACCGTCTCGTAGAGGTGGACGTCGACACGGAACTGTACGACGAGAGCCACATCCCCGGTGCCATCGGCTTCAACTGGGAGACACAACTGCAGGACCAGACCACACGCGACATCCTCACGAAAGAGGACTTCGAGGACCTGCTGGGTTCGCACGGCATCAGCGAGGACTCCACCGTCGTCCTGTACGGTGACAACTCCAACTGGTTCGCCGCCTACACCTACTGGCAGTTCAAGTACTACGGTCACGACGACGTGAAACTGCTCGACGGCGGCCGCGAGTACTGGGTCGAGAACGACTACGAACTCACCGACGAAGTGCCCGAGTTCGACGCCGTCGACTACGAGGCGGCCGGACCGCGCGAGTCCCTCCGCGCCTACCGCGAGGACGTCGAGAACGCCATCGAGCGCGAACTGCCCCTCGTCGACGTTCGCTCGCCCGAGGAGTTCTCCGGCGAGATTCTCGCACCCCCGGGACTGCAGGAGACGGCCCAGCGCGGCGGCCACGTCCCCGGCGCGAAGAACATCTCGTGGGCGGCCGTGACCAACGACGACGGCACGTTCAAGACCCGCGACGAACTCGAAGCACTCTACGCCGAGGAAGGCATCGACGGTGACTCTACCGTCGTCGCCTACTGCCGCATCGGCGAGCGCTCCTCCGTCGCCTGGTTCGCGCTCCACGAACTGCTCGGCTACGACGACGCCATCAACTACGACGGGTCGTGGACCGAGTGGGGCAACCTCGTCGGCGCGCCCATCGAGAAGGGCAACTAAGCCACCGAGCGTTTCAGCGCGAGGTCGTAGTTCCCTTCTCGCAGAGAAAGGCGAGGCTGAGTACGCGTAGCGCACGAAGCCTCGAATCGAAACGGCGACCGTCGGGAGCCGTGGAGAAGGGCAACTAAGCCGCCTTCGCATCTCTGTATTCTTTCGATGCCCGCCCGGATAGCCGCGGCGCTCGGCGGTCCTCGACCGTGGATTGAATAATCTGCGTCCCCGAGTACGAGTGTGGACAGACAGGAACTCGAAGCGGCGCTGCGCGAGGCGTTCGACGGCGCGGACGAACCGGTGAGCGTCGTCGCGCGGCAAGCCCGGGACTTGGCCGAGGCGGGGCAGTTCGACGCCGACTTCGACGGCGAACTGACCGTCGACACCGTCCTCGACAACCTGCGGGACGCCCCCGAGGGCTACTCGCTCGTCGAGCGATGGAACTGGTGGTTGGGGGCGCTGGACCTCTCGCACGGGGGATACGCCCGCTTCAGCGTCCGCCCGGACGTGGACACGCACTCGTAGCGGTCGCTCCCGAGAACGTTCGAAGCGGGACCGCGATGCCAGTCAGAATACGCTGAGTCCGTGTGCCTCTCGTGCGTGTTCGAGGAGGGCCTCCGTCGTCTCGAACTGCTCACCGCAGGTGCACGTGTGGTACGTCGTCGGTGTCTGCTGGCGTGTCGCCATGACAGTTTCATCTTACTGCTAATACATAATAATTGTTTGTGTGAGAAAGCTCACCGTGGCACAAACGACACTGTAACATGGTACTAGTACGCACACCTTATCGGCCAGGCACCGTCGTCTCGATACTGTTGGCCGAGTCACACTTTTGCCCGTTGCGAACCCCTCTCGGTATGAACGCACGACTCCGCTCGCTGTTCGCATCGGTCGGCGTCGACGAGGACACCCTTCCGTCGGCGTGAGTCGGCCGCGACCCCCGGACGCAGCGACTGCTGAACTATCTAATTTCGCACGCTCTCCCCATAGAATCATACGGCTGGAGTCCTGAGTTACCGTCGATACCACGGACGGACTATGACTGAGGAGTCGCAATCCCGAGCGCAGTCCGACGCCCGGGAGCAGGTGTACGAGGCGTTCGCCGACCGAACCCGCGCGTTCGGAGACGCGGTCGAGACGGCGCTCACGGCGGGCACTCGCCGACTGAGCGTCGAGTTGGGGTTTCTGACGCGGATTCACGACGGGACACAGCACATCGAATACGCCGTCGGCGACCACGACGGTATCCGGCCCGGACAGCAGTGTCCGCTGGAGGAGGCGTACTGTCGGCGGACCGTCGCCACCGACGGCCACCTGAGCGTGCAGGACGCACAGGCGTCGGCGGCGGTCTCGGAGGCGGCCTACGACGCGTTCGGCCTCGGGTCGTACATCGGGTGTCCGGTGACCGCCGACGGCGAGGTGTACGGCACGGTCTGCTTCGCCGACGCCGACCCGCGAGCGACGCCGTTTTCCGAGGCCGAGGAACTGTTCGTCGAACTGCTCGCCGGACTGGTCGGCCAGGCCATCGAACGCCGGGAGCACGAGCGCCTGCGCGAGGAGCGGACCGCCGAACTCCGCGCGGAGAAGCGCCGCTTGGCGGGCATCGCGGAGACGAGTTTCGACGTTCTCTTTCAGGTGGGTGCGGGGGGACGGTTCACCTACGTCTCGCAGGCGGCTGAGCACGTCCTCGGGTACGACCCCGAGACGCTCGTCGGCGACGAGTTCACGACGTACCTCCGGCCGGTCGCGTCCGTCGCCGCCGTCGACGCGTACGAACGCGTCCTCGCCGGGGAGGCGGTCCAGGGACTCCAACTCACGTTCGCACACCGCGACGGGAGCGACGTGGTCGTGGAGGTGAACGCGACGCCGGTCGTCGAGGACGGCGAAGTCACCGCGATACAGGGCGTCGGCCGCGACGTGACGGACCGCCGCGACCGGGAGGCGCGACTCCGGATGCAGACCCGAGCGATGGACGAGGCGGAGATGCCGATAACCATCGCGGACGCGACGACGCCGGACAACGAGATTATCTACGCTAACCGCGCGTTCGAGACGGTCACGGGCTACACGGCGTCGCAGATTCGGGGGCGCAACTGCCGTATCCTGCAGGGGCCGGAGACCGACCCCGAGGCCGTCGCGACGCTCCGGGACGGCATCGAGAACTCCCGGTCGGTCACGACGGAACTGGTCAATTACAGACGTGACGGGACCCCCTTCTGGAGCCGCGTCACCGTCACGCCGATAGCGAACGACGACGGCGTGACCACCCACTACGTCGGCTTCCAGCAGGACGTGACCGACCGCAAGCGGACGGCCCAACTCATCGGCCTGCTGAACCGCGTCCTCCGGCACAATCTCCGGAACGAACTGACGGTCATCCACGGCTATACCGAGTTCGTCGAGGAACGGCCGGAGGATGTCGACGTGGTATCGGGTATCCGCCGCCCCGTCAAGCGGTTGGTCGCGCTGAGCGAACGCGCCCACGAACTCGAAACCTACGCCCGACGGGACCGCAAGCCCGAGCGACTGTGGCCGTGCGACATCGTCGAGACGGTCGCCGAGGCGCACCGCGAGCGATTCCCCGAGGCGACGGTTCGCGTCGACGTCGACGCAGACTGCGGCGTCTGTGTGGGCCGAGAAATCGAGCGCGCCGTCTCGGAACTGGTGACGAACGCGCTCGAACACGCCCCGTCGTCCGACACTGCGGTCGATGTTCGCGTCCGGCGGGACGGCGAGTGGGTCGAAATCGCAGTCGCGGACGACGGCCCGGGCATTCCCGAGATAGAGGCGACAGTCGTCGAGACGGGCGAGGAGACGC
This window encodes:
- a CDS encoding DUF7090 family protein → MEYTLAIDNTPDTVEGGTGILLLHPSTGETDRLDTDFLSTDTDAMLVISTRTTAREVKQKLEYYEVDEDSATILDTLSVERGYTRRQSENVRYASAPDDTAGIVEETEAFLREHDGKLRVSFDSLTELIYYADEERALAAVEDILELLDQYDAVGMFHLAEGVHDEDTVTAFRDLFDGVVELGEDGTVTSEF
- a CDS encoding PAS domain S-box protein, with protein sequence MTEESQSRAQSDAREQVYEAFADRTRAFGDAVETALTAGTRRLSVELGFLTRIHDGTQHIEYAVGDHDGIRPGQQCPLEEAYCRRTVATDGHLSVQDAQASAAVSEAAYDAFGLGSYIGCPVTADGEVYGTVCFADADPRATPFSEAEELFVELLAGLVGQAIERREHERLREERTAELRAEKRRLAGIAETSFDVLFQVGAGGRFTYVSQAAEHVLGYDPETLVGDEFTTYLRPVASVAAVDAYERVLAGEAVQGLQLTFAHRDGSDVVVEVNATPVVEDGEVTAIQGVGRDVTDRRDREARLRMQTRAMDEAEMPITIADATTPDNEIIYANRAFETVTGYTASQIRGRNCRILQGPETDPEAVATLRDGIENSRSVTTELVNYRRDGTPFWSRVTVTPIANDDGVTTHYVGFQQDVTDRKRTAQLIGLLNRVLRHNLRNELTVIHGYTEFVEERPEDVDVVSGIRRPVKRLVALSERAHELETYARRDRKPERLWPCDIVETVAEAHRERFPEATVRVDVDADCGVCVGREIERAVSELVTNALEHAPSSDTAVDVRVRRDGEWVEIAVADDGPGIPEIEATVVETGEETPLQHGTGLGLWLVNWIVTQYGGSFQLAGDDGTVATLRLPAIEDGQSVADAARRPTVLFR
- the rpiA gene encoding ribose-5-phosphate isomerase RpiA, yielding MKQGGSDAAKRAAGEAAAEEVADGMVVGLGTGSTAAHAIRAIGRQVDAGLDVAGVPTSFQSRELAREAGIPLVDLDEASVDLAIDGADEVADGDLVKGGGAAHAREKIVDASADRFLVVADPTKEAETLSYPVPLEVLPSARTTVAESVRDFGGDPDLRRAERKDGPVVTDNGNLVLDCAFGEISDPGALAADLASLPGVVEHGLFVGLADAVYVGTEDGVTVHELSE
- a CDS encoding class I SAM-dependent methyltransferase: MSVSDEFDDWAARGKDRGMEDRHWHTAKHVLARMPVEAGDTVLDLGCGSGYAGRALKETKDAGRAYGIDASPAMAENARSYTDDPDVGFLVGDFERLPFESDSVDHCFSMEAFYYASDPHAVLGEVARVLRPGGTFHCAVNYYEENVHSHAWDDLVDVPMTRWSAAEYRRAFREAGLSVAVQDNVPDRDIEIPPASEFPTDDWETREAMVERYREYGTLVTVGVV
- a CDS encoding DUF2391 family protein; its protein translation is MRRRRRYRVADTAQQVVGGFLLAGPFVVTEEVWVLAANMTTYHAGLVATIVFAIGYGALYKADVDRDIDREAEVGGVPVRFVSLMTVSFGSVAVLAMVFTAPEAFLVEGGILPDPTTTELAVTTLKAVSVGAMFSVVGAATADSVF
- a CDS encoding DUF7563 family protein, whose product is MPECQNCGNFVTADYARVFTPNGVDKPRVCPQCEDKIRDGASVREARSTRRR
- a CDS encoding sulfurtransferase, translating into MTDIVSASWVADNLADLRLVDVRDGWEYDGLGHLPGAVSVPFDRFRTGSGGEGMLPSESEWANLLGEAGITADSDVLAYDDHHGVFAARFLVTAELLGHDPANLHLLDGDFSSWQLERETTSEAPEIDPTTYAVSPPEATPLVDADAVAAATDDPDAVVVDTREDEEYAAGHIPGAVLLDWRELVDDETRGLLPREDALSVLESVGVVPEKRVVLYCNTARRISHTYVVLRHLGFENVAFYEGSLTAWEAEDRPLETGGVGE
- a CDS encoding sulfurtransferase, whose amino-acid sequence is MTDYANDVLVSADWVSEHLDEFQSDDAAHRLVEVDVDTELYDESHIPGAIGFNWETQLQDQTTRDILTKEDFEDLLGSHGISEDSTVVLYGDNSNWFAAYTYWQFKYYGHDDVKLLDGGREYWVENDYELTDEVPEFDAVDYEAAGPRESLRAYREDVENAIERELPLVDVRSPEEFSGEILAPPGLQETAQRGGHVPGAKNISWAAVTNDDGTFKTRDELEALYAEEGIDGDSTVVAYCRIGERSSVAWFALHELLGYDDAINYDGSWTEWGNLVGAPIEKGN
- a CDS encoding DUF1931 domain-containing protein, which gives rise to MADLIVKAAVKEELDDMNVASDFYDALDAEVEELLADAARRAEENDRKTVQPRDL
- the glmM gene encoding phosphoglucosamine mutase; this translates as MTLFGTSGIRGPVGETVTADLALSVGRALGVDSDRVVVGRDPRASGEYLQSALVAGLRESGTDVVDVGVASTPTVGRAVGWRDADAGVSVTASHNPPEDNGLKLWQPSGQAFDTERRETIEERIAADAFDPAAWDAVGALDSWDARARHAEALRAEVDGDSLDRHVIVDVGNGAGGVTVGVLQSLGCRVETLNAQQDGAFPGRPSEPTPENCQSLATLVAQSDADVGIAHDGDADRMRAVAADGTYLTGDALLALFARDAADPGERVAVPVDTSLAVADYLAEIDVDVEYTPVGDVYVAEAASEPGVAFGGEPSGAWIWPDRTLCPDGPLAAIRAVALDAERPLADRLADVPTYPIRRDSVEVAEKGAVMDRVRAQVAETYDDVTTLDGVRVDLGDAWFLLRASGTQSLVRVTAEARDADRADAVLSTARDLLADARSA
- a CDS encoding AI-2E family transporter encodes the protein MVTRQRRYVLAGLLVLLGSLTTVLLFSVLATVFFAITVAYVLFPLSAWFVDQGLPKRVAAGLTTVIAFVGGSAILVPPVAVLYLRRRDLFRFLLELPETITIAFGEMRYTVDIQSTLVGARTVLADVAVGLASETPIIALKVVLFTILVYAMLWRPSAPGRVVYRTIPQQYHDVVTRFHERLRGTLYAIYVLQAATAFGTFLVAWAVFAVLGYRGAFALAVVAGILQFIPVVGPSVVVLAIAAAEVVVGDVVGAVLIAVLGLVLVGFLPDAVIRPRLARYTTGMPASLYFVGFTGGVLSLGLVGFIAGPVLVAMLVEAADLLAAERGPEEQVLVDDDGGQRG